A DNA window from Hevea brasiliensis isolate MT/VB/25A 57/8 chromosome 2, ASM3005281v1, whole genome shotgun sequence contains the following coding sequences:
- the LOC110664928 gene encoding sulfate transporter 3.1, which yields MGNADCVYPTSNVEYAHRVAIPPPQPFVKSLKYNLKETFFPDDPLRQFKNQPPSRKLILGLQYFLPILEWAPRYNLEFLKADLIAGITIASLAIPQGISYAKLANLPPILGLYSSFVPPLVYAMMGSSRDLAVGTVAVASLLTASMLGNEVNANENPKLYLHLAFTATFFAGVFQASLGLLRLGFIVDFLSHATIVGFMAGAATVVCLQQLKGILGLDHFTHATDVVSVMRSVFTQTHQWRWESAVLGCCFLFFLLTTRYFTKRRPKFFWISAMAPLTSVVLGSLLVYLTHAERHGVQVIGHLKKGLNPPSFGDLVFVSPHLTTAIKTGIITGVIALAEGIAVGRSFAMFKNYHIDGNKEMIAIGTMNIVGSCTSCYLTTGPFSRSAVNFNAGCKTAVSNIVMALAVMMTLLFLTPLFHYTPLVVLSSIIISAMLGLIDYEAAIHLWNVDKFDFIVCISAYVGVVFGSVEMGLVLAVAISLLRVLLFVARPRTFILGNIPNSIIYRNVEQYPNASTVPGVLILEIDAPIYFANSSYLRERISRWIDEEEDRIKSSAETSLQYVILDMSAVGNIDTSGISMFEEVKKITDRRGLKLVLANPGSEVMKKLNKSKFIENIGQEWIFLTVGEAVAACNFMLHTCKPNSMKDDQSEAYNNV from the exons ATGGGCAACGCCGACTGCGTCTATCCGACCTCTAACGTGGAGTATGCTCATCGAGTGGCCATTCCTCCGCCGCAGCCTTTTGTCAAGTCGCTGAAATATAATTTGAAAGAGACTTTCTTTCCTGATGATCCACTTAGGCAGTTCAAGAACCAACCTCCTTCTCGGAAACTCATATTAGGCCTCCAATATTTCTTGCCAATTCTTGAATGGGCTCCTCGTTATAATTTGGAGTTCTTGAAAGCTGATCTTATTGCTGGCATCACTATTGCTAGTCTTGCTATCCCTCAAGGGATAAGTTACGCAAAATTAGCTAACTTGCCACCAATTCTTGGCCTCT ATTCAAGCTTTGTTCCACCACTGGTTTATGCAATGATGGGAAGTTCACGAGATTTGGCAGTAGGGACAGTGGCTGTTGCATCTCTCCTAACAGCTTCTATGCTAGGAAATGAGGTTAATGCTAATGAGAACCCCAAGCTTTATCTTCACCTAGCCTTCACAGCAACATTCTTTGCTGGAGTTTTCCAAGCGTCTCTGGGCCTGTTAAG GCTAGGATTTATCGTGGACTTTCTTTCACATGCAACGATAGTAGGTTTTATGGCAGGAGCAGCAACAGTAGTTTGCCTGCAACAGCTAAAAGGAATATTGGGTCTTGATCATTTCACCCATGCCACTGATGTTGTCTCAGTCATGCGTTCTGTTTTCACTCAAACGCACCAG TGGAGATGGGAAAGTGCGGTTCTTGGGTGTTGCTTTCTGTTCTTCCTTCTCACCACCAGATATTTC ACCAAGAGACGACCAAAGTTCTTCTGGATATCAGCAATGGCACCTTTGACATCAGTTGTTTTGGGAAGCCTTCTTGTTTATCTTACACATGCTGAGAGACATGGAgttcaagtg ATTGGACACTTGAAGAAAGGGTTAAATCCACCGTCCTTCGGTGACCTGGTTTTTGTGTCTCCTCATCTCACGACAGCTATCAAAACAGGCATCATCACTGGCGTCATAGCTCTGGCT GAAGGAATAGCAGTGGGAAGAAGCTTTGCCATGTTCAAGAATTACCATATCGATGGTAACAAAGAGATGATTGCTATTGGGACTATGAACATTGTAGGTTCCTGTACTTCCTGCTACCTCACAACAG GGCCATTTTCGCGATCGGCAGTGAATTTCAATGCTGGATGCAAGACAGCAGTATCAAACATTGTTATGGCTTTGGCTGTGATGATGACACTCTTGTTCCTGACTCCTTTGTTCCATTACACTCCACTTGTGGTGCTTTCCTCTATTATCATATCTGCTATGCTCGGCCTCATCGATTACGAAGCAGCAATCCATCTATGGAACGTTGACAAGTTCGACTTCATTGTGTGCATTAGCGCTTATGTGGGTGTGGTTTTTGGCAGTGTTGAGATGGGCTTGGTCTTAGCG GTGGCAATTTCTTTGCTAAGGGTGCTTCTGTTTGTTGCAAGACCAAGAACTTTTATTCTTGGGAACATTCCAAATTCGATCATCTACAGAAATGTTGAACAATACCCAAATGCAAGTACTGTTCCCGGAGTTCTCATACTTGAGATTGATGCTCCAATTTACTTTGCCAATTCAAGCTACCTGAGAGAGAG GATCTCAAGGTGGATTGATGAAGAGGAAGACAGGATAAAATCTTCAGCAGAAACCAGCCTGCAGTATGTAATACTGGACATGAGTG CTGTTGGTAACATCGACACAAGTGGAATCAGCATGTTTGAGGAAGTTAAGAAAATTACTGATAGAAGAGGGCTCAAG CTTGTATTGGCCAACCCTGGATCCGAGGTGATGAAGAAACTAAACAAGTCCAAGTTCATCGAGAACATAGGCCAAGAATGGATCTTTTTGACAGTAGGAGAAGCGGTGGCAGCATGCAACTTCATGCTTCACACGTGCAAGCCAAACTCTATGAAAGATGATCAATCTGAGGCATATAACAATGTCTAA